The DNA sequence GCAGGTCGGCGGTCACTTCATGTTCATCAACTCGGTCGAGTACATGTTCCCGATCACCGGCGACGACATGCTGCGCGGCGTGGCATTTACCGACTTCGGTACCGTCGAGCCCAGCACCGAAATGCACTGGCAAGATTTCCGCATCTCGCCGGGCTTGGGCCTGCGTGTCACCGTGCCCGCCATGGGACCCGCGCCGATCGCATTGGACTTCGCCGTGCCGGTACACCACGCTCCGGGCGATCAATTGCAGCTGTTCAGCTTCTTCATCGGCGTGAACCGGTAACGCCGCGAGTTTTTGGCGGCTGCAATACACCGCGTGCAAGAACACCGGGTGCACCTGCGGTGCGACCGTTAAACGGCGATCCCGCAGGGATGCCACGACCGTCAGTACTTCATCAGGCTGAAGGTTTCGTATTCCTTGATCCGTTCGGCGCCGTGCAGATCCGCAAGCTCGAGGACGAACGCGCAGCCGGCCACGTGCCCACCGGCGCGTTCGATCAACCGGCAGCAGGCTTCCATGGTGCCGCCGGTGGCCAGCAAATCATCGACCAACAGCACGCGCTGCCCGGAGGCGACGCCGTCGCTGTGAATCTCCAGCGTGTCGGTGCCGTATTCCAGCTCGTAATGAAAGGCGTGCGTCGAAAACGGCAGCTTGCCGGGTTTGCGCACGGGTACGAATCCCAGGCCCAACTCGATGGCCAGCGGCACCGCAAAGATAAAGCCGCGCGCCTCGGCCGCGGCCACCACGTCGATCGGTCGGCCGCGATAATGTTCGGCCAATTGGCGGATCGATTCGCGCAAAGCCTCGGCCGCGGAAAGCAGCGGCGTGATGTCGTAAAACATGATCCCCGGCTTCGGAAAGTCGGGAATCGAGCGGATGTATTCTTTGAGATTGATCGCAGGCGGCATGAGGCGCAGATCTCTTTCGAGTGCTCGAAGTCATCGCGATTCGAAACGACGGTGCGGGCGCCGGCGCGCGGTCCCGACCGGCCGCAGGGCAATATAGAGTCACCCCACAAGACTGGCCAGCGCCACGCGAACGGTAACGAGAATCGGGAAACTTACGTGCGCCGAATTTGACCGTGCGAGGACCGC is a window from the Pirellulales bacterium genome containing:
- a CDS encoding adenine phosphoribosyltransferase, with translation MPPAINLKEYIRSIPDFPKPGIMFYDITPLLSAAEALRESIRQLAEHYRGRPIDVVAAAEARGFIFAVPLAIELGLGFVPVRKPGKLPFSTHAFHYELEYGTDTLEIHSDGVASGQRVLLVDDLLATGGTMEACCRLIERAGGHVAGCAFVLELADLHGAERIKEYETFSLMKY